One stretch of Ornithinimicrobium ciconiae DNA includes these proteins:
- a CDS encoding RDD family protein, which translates to MTDTAYPGDTLGLPEDGPGSVGTFPRRLVAILIDWLACTFIALAALGVRWGELTGTESLLPLGLFALENLLLVGTVGYTLGHRILGLQVHHLEGLRAGRPSMPGPKAALIRTVLLCLVVPAFIIDRHGRGLHDRAAGTVILRSR; encoded by the coding sequence ATGACCGACACAGCCTATCCGGGTGACACCCTGGGACTGCCGGAAGACGGGCCGGGATCGGTCGGGACCTTTCCGCGACGGCTGGTCGCGATCCTGATCGACTGGCTGGCCTGCACCTTTATCGCGCTGGCAGCTCTCGGGGTGCGCTGGGGCGAGCTGACCGGCACCGAGTCCCTGCTCCCGCTCGGCCTCTTCGCCCTCGAGAATCTGCTCCTGGTCGGCACCGTGGGCTACACCCTGGGTCACCGGATCCTCGGGCTGCAGGTGCACCACCTCGAGGGTCTGCGTGCCGGACGACCGAGTATGCCGGGACCCAAGGCAGCGCTGATCCGCACCGTCCTGCTGTGCCTGGTGGTGCCCGCCTTCATCATCGACCGCCACGGTCGCGGCCTGCACGACCGGGCGGCCGGCACCGTCATCCTGCGGAGCCGGTAG
- the lipA gene encoding lipoyl synthase codes for MFACTERERVTVAPEGRRMLRVEARNAETPIERKPEWIRTTAKMGPEYQELHSMVKSGGLHTVCQEAGCPNIFECWEDREATFLIGGDICTRRCDFCDIATGKPRALDLDEPRRVAESVQQMGLRYSTVTGVARDDQPDGAASLYAETIRQIHLLNPNTGVEILPPDFGAVPELVSQVFDARPEVFAHNLETVPRIFKRIRPAFTYDKSLHVLTMAREADLVTKSNLILGMGEEDHEVEAALHDLHDAGCDILTITQYLRPSKLHHPIDRWVKPEEFVHWSDLAEQIGFKGVMAGPLVRSSYRAGRLYAQAMHKWGRPIPEHLSHLDQAASDPARQEASSLLSRAQANVS; via the coding sequence CTGTTTGCTTGCACAGAAAGGGAACGAGTGACTGTCGCACCCGAAGGTCGCCGCATGCTGCGCGTCGAGGCCCGCAACGCAGAGACTCCCATCGAGCGCAAGCCCGAGTGGATCCGCACCACCGCCAAGATGGGGCCGGAGTACCAGGAACTGCACAGCATGGTGAAGTCCGGTGGGCTGCACACCGTGTGTCAGGAGGCTGGCTGCCCCAACATCTTTGAGTGTTGGGAGGACCGGGAGGCCACCTTCCTCATTGGTGGCGACATCTGCACCCGCCGCTGCGACTTCTGCGACATCGCGACGGGCAAGCCCCGCGCCCTGGACCTCGACGAGCCGCGCCGCGTGGCCGAGTCGGTCCAGCAGATGGGCCTGCGCTACTCCACGGTCACCGGCGTCGCCCGTGACGACCAGCCCGACGGCGCTGCCAGCCTGTATGCCGAGACGATTCGTCAGATCCATCTCCTCAACCCCAACACCGGGGTCGAGATCCTCCCGCCGGACTTCGGTGCCGTCCCCGAGCTGGTCTCCCAAGTCTTCGACGCGCGCCCCGAGGTCTTCGCTCACAACCTGGAGACGGTGCCGCGCATCTTCAAGCGGATCCGTCCGGCCTTCACCTACGACAAGTCGCTGCACGTGCTCACCATGGCCCGTGAGGCCGACCTGGTCACCAAGTCCAACCTGATCCTGGGCATGGGCGAGGAGGACCACGAGGTCGAGGCGGCCCTGCACGACCTGCACGACGCGGGTTGCGACATCCTGACCATCACGCAGTACCTGCGCCCCTCCAAGCTGCACCACCCGATCGACCGGTGGGTCAAGCCCGAGGAGTTCGTGCACTGGTCCGACCTGGCCGAGCAGATCGGATTCAAGGGCGTCATGGCTGGTCCGCTGGTGCGCAGCTCCTACCGAGCGGGGCGCCTGTACGCCCAGGCCATGCACAAGTGGGGCCGCCCGATCCCCGAGCACCTCTCGCACCTGGACCAGGCAGCGAGCGACCCGGCCCGGCAGGAGGCCTCGTCGCTGCTGTCCCGGGCGCAAGCCAACGTATCCTGA
- a CDS encoding tyrosine-type recombinase/integrase: MASIQKRPDGVWRARYRDDAGKEHARHFQRKVDAQRWLDEVTTSVVTGTYVDPKTAKLTVGEWCDLWLVGYGTRRASTVRQATVHVKVIKEHFGTTRLSAVKPSDVKSWTVQLRQTYAPSTTYAIYRRLAQVMGDAVHDGIIPRSPCSRRTAPAQGQQRPYVATTDQVWGLYDAFPAHLRPAVLLGAFVGLRVSEAAALRVSDVDFMRGIVSPEIQYPSEPLKTEISRTPVPIPNELALLLSRNVETFGATTVVTNEIGRATSPWAIERAMRAHRGDVEGLPDGFRFHDLRHYLASLLIGKGLDVKVVQTRLRHGNATTTLNTYGHLWPDADESARSAVADVLAARADSLRTLEA, from the coding sequence GTGGCGAGCATCCAGAAACGTCCTGACGGGGTCTGGCGCGCCCGCTACCGGGACGACGCGGGCAAGGAGCACGCACGGCACTTCCAGCGCAAGGTCGACGCGCAACGGTGGCTGGACGAGGTCACGACGTCGGTCGTCACCGGGACCTACGTCGACCCGAAGACGGCCAAGCTGACGGTGGGGGAGTGGTGCGACCTGTGGCTAGTCGGCTACGGCACCAGGCGGGCATCGACCGTCCGGCAGGCCACCGTTCACGTGAAGGTCATCAAGGAGCACTTCGGCACGACCAGGCTCTCGGCGGTGAAGCCGTCAGACGTCAAGAGCTGGACGGTCCAGCTCCGACAGACCTACGCGCCGTCGACGACGTATGCGATCTATCGGCGGCTGGCCCAGGTCATGGGTGACGCCGTGCATGACGGCATCATCCCGCGGTCGCCGTGCTCCAGGAGGACCGCGCCGGCCCAGGGTCAGCAACGGCCCTACGTTGCCACCACAGATCAGGTCTGGGGCCTCTATGACGCCTTCCCTGCTCACCTGCGGCCCGCGGTGCTCCTCGGTGCGTTCGTCGGTCTGCGGGTCTCGGAGGCCGCGGCCCTACGGGTCTCCGACGTCGACTTCATGCGCGGCATCGTGTCGCCGGAGATCCAGTATCCGAGCGAGCCGCTGAAGACCGAGATCTCCAGGACGCCGGTGCCGATCCCCAACGAGCTGGCGCTGCTGCTGTCCAGGAATGTGGAGACCTTCGGTGCCACGACGGTGGTCACCAACGAGATTGGACGGGCGACCTCACCTTGGGCGATCGAGCGGGCGATGCGTGCCCACCGTGGCGACGTCGAGGGCCTGCCGGACGGGTTCAGGTTCCACGACCTGCGGCACTATCTAGCAAGCCTGCTCATCGGCAAGGGGTTGGACGTGAAGGTCGTTCAGACGCGCCTCCGGCACGGCAACGCGACGACGACGCTCAACACTTACGGTCATCTGTGGCCGGATGCAGACGAGTCCGCACGCTCTGCCGTCGCGGACGTTCTGGCAGCTCGTGCGGACTCGTTGCGGACTCTGGAGGCCTGA
- a CDS encoding SdpI family protein, translating into MTISTTDERRVARAHLTATILVTALSAVLLLSIMLLVAGDLPDRLATHFDVSGVPDDDMASAMAMGMFALVGIGLPALLIGIFATTQWWRGDGARAFSGLLAGLPVGLTTLFVGLVLANRGAAAPDEVRLSPWLMLLSALLAIAVGMVVAWVVPRGLPRPAPEAVTPVVLAPTERASWFGRVEMGRLPLLAMLGAVVVLGIATLVSGIWWLWLITALVALLMVAVTSFVVTVDGSGVTWRSAVGLPRGHIALDRITDAGVVDASPAEFGGYGLRMRPGALGLVTRSGSALQVTHGRRRFVATVDDAATGAGLLLGYLEIGRHATDQH; encoded by the coding sequence ATGACCATCTCAACCACCGACGAGCGGCGTGTCGCCCGCGCGCACCTGACCGCGACGATCCTGGTCACTGCCCTGAGCGCCGTGCTCCTGCTGAGCATCATGCTGCTGGTCGCCGGTGACCTGCCGGACCGGCTGGCCACCCACTTCGACGTCTCGGGAGTGCCTGACGACGACATGGCGAGCGCGATGGCCATGGGGATGTTCGCACTGGTCGGGATCGGGCTGCCGGCGCTGCTGATCGGCATCTTCGCCACCACCCAGTGGTGGCGGGGTGACGGGGCGCGCGCGTTCAGCGGGCTCCTGGCCGGACTGCCCGTCGGGCTGACCACACTCTTTGTCGGCCTCGTGCTGGCCAACCGCGGTGCCGCCGCCCCGGACGAGGTGCGGCTCAGCCCGTGGCTGATGCTGCTCTCGGCCCTGCTCGCCATCGCGGTGGGCATGGTCGTGGCGTGGGTGGTGCCGCGCGGCCTCCCACGCCCCGCTCCGGAGGCTGTGACACCGGTGGTCCTCGCACCGACCGAGCGGGCCTCGTGGTTCGGTCGGGTGGAGATGGGGCGGCTGCCGCTGCTGGCGATGTTGGGTGCGGTGGTGGTCCTGGGGATCGCCACGCTCGTCAGTGGGATCTGGTGGCTCTGGCTCATCACGGCTCTCGTCGCGCTCCTCATGGTGGCGGTGACCAGCTTCGTCGTGACCGTCGACGGCTCCGGGGTGACCTGGCGGTCCGCGGTCGGCCTGCCACGGGGGCATATCGCTCTGGACCGGATCACCGACGCCGGTGTGGTGGACGCCTCCCCGGCCGAGTTCGGCGGGTATGGGCTGCGGATGCGGCCCGGTGCCCTCGGCCTGGTGACCCGCAGTGGCAGCGCCCTGCAGGTCACGCACGGTCGCCGCCGGTTCGTCGCCACGGTGGACGATGCGGCGACCGGCGCGGGCCTGTTGCTGGGCTATCTGGAGATCGGCCGACACGCCACTGACCAGCACTGA
- a CDS encoding terminase large subunit domain-containing protein: MSTGMKVGRKGNLTNGDVPLPFKPRSAVESERFYAFARKFLLTPKGTGAKMPLKIHEFQRGIVSDVLDSGARTVGVMLPRGSGKTTLNAAIALYVLFCWGEGANVVVVAVDERQAGLAFNAARRMVELNDDLSSRVHVYRDRLELPLTDSTFRTLPASPAALEGLDIVMGICDESGVISRDVFEVVQLAQGKRERSVVVAIGTPGPDPHNNVLADLRLYAEQNPDDASLRFREFSAAGFEHHPVDCSHCWDLANPALEAGFLHRDALVALLPPKTREATFRRARLCQFVTDTDGAFLPAGTWDSLEVREGIEDGTDVVLALDGSFSDDTTALLLGTVATEPHFDVLAVWERPPGDDSYRVPVSEVEQAIRDACRRWNVVEIIADPFRWTRTLQALEAESLPVVEFPHSPARLTAATGDLYSAAINQRMTHSGDPRLAAHVGAAVITEDARGIRLSKASRSRNARKIDLAACLVMAHSRATWRATRKPTRRRVASFN, from the coding sequence GTGAGTACCGGGATGAAGGTGGGCCGCAAGGGCAACCTGACCAACGGGGACGTGCCGCTCCCGTTCAAGCCGCGGTCAGCGGTCGAGTCCGAACGGTTCTATGCCTTCGCCCGAAAGTTCCTGCTGACCCCGAAGGGCACCGGGGCCAAGATGCCGCTGAAGATCCACGAGTTCCAGCGCGGCATCGTCTCGGACGTCCTGGACTCCGGCGCGAGGACCGTCGGCGTCATGCTGCCCCGAGGCTCGGGGAAGACCACGCTGAACGCCGCTATCGCGCTATACGTCCTGTTCTGCTGGGGAGAGGGTGCCAACGTCGTCGTCGTGGCCGTCGACGAGCGGCAGGCCGGTCTAGCGTTCAACGCCGCTCGCCGGATGGTCGAGCTGAACGACGACCTCTCCAGCCGGGTCCACGTCTACCGGGACCGCCTGGAGCTGCCGCTCACTGACTCCACGTTCCGCACGCTCCCGGCGTCCCCTGCCGCGCTTGAGGGCCTTGACATCGTCATGGGAATCTGCGACGAAAGCGGCGTCATCTCCCGTGACGTCTTCGAGGTCGTCCAGCTCGCACAAGGCAAGCGGGAGCGGTCCGTCGTGGTCGCCATCGGCACGCCCGGACCGGACCCGCACAACAACGTGCTAGCGGATCTCCGGCTGTACGCCGAGCAGAACCCCGACGATGCATCGCTGAGATTCCGAGAGTTCTCCGCGGCCGGCTTCGAGCATCATCCCGTTGATTGCTCGCACTGCTGGGACCTGGCTAACCCCGCGCTCGAGGCCGGATTCCTGCACCGGGACGCGCTGGTCGCTCTGCTGCCGCCGAAGACCCGCGAGGCCACGTTCCGGCGTGCTCGGCTCTGCCAGTTCGTCACGGACACCGACGGCGCGTTCCTCCCCGCTGGCACCTGGGACTCCCTGGAGGTCCGCGAGGGCATCGAGGACGGCACAGACGTCGTGCTCGCCCTCGACGGGTCCTTCTCCGACGACACCACTGCTCTCCTGCTCGGCACGGTCGCCACTGAGCCGCACTTCGACGTGCTGGCCGTCTGGGAGCGGCCACCGGGTGACGACTCCTACCGGGTGCCGGTCTCCGAGGTCGAGCAGGCCATCCGGGACGCCTGCCGACGGTGGAACGTCGTCGAGATCATCGCTGACCCGTTCCGGTGGACCCGGACCCTGCAAGCACTGGAGGCCGAGAGCCTGCCGGTCGTGGAGTTCCCCCACTCACCCGCCCGTCTGACCGCTGCAACGGGTGACCTGTACTCCGCCGCGATCAACCAGCGGATGACCCACTCCGGAGATCCCCGGTTGGCCGCTCACGTCGGCGCTGCGGTCATCACCGAGGACGCCCGCGGCATCCGACTGTCCAAGGCCTCACGGTCCCGCAACGCCCGAAAGATCGATCTAGCGGCCTGCCTAGTCATGGCTCACTCCAGAGCCACCTGGAGGGCCACCCGCAAACCCACCCGGCGACGTGTCGCCAGCTTCAACTAG
- a CDS encoding DUF4191 family protein yields MSAKNSTTEPKKRRFGRKNKKPRDPNNPGRWAQFKQVWTMTRKQDPAAMWWMLLAGLAVLLLALLVGLWLNMVIYCMIIGLPLALLAALFVLARKAEQAAFSQIEGQPGATSAVMGTLRRGWYYDQEPVAAEASGKVRGMRDLHNAAMVFRAVGRPGVVLLSEGPSAGAKRLVDSERRRVTRIVGDEVPVHVLRIGRGEGEIRLSKIVKAMKKLDKSITKEEAVVVHKRLKAIGASKPPLPAGVDPRKARMDRRALRGR; encoded by the coding sequence ATGTCCGCCAAGAACAGCACCACCGAACCCAAGAAGAGACGGTTCGGCCGCAAGAACAAGAAGCCCCGGGACCCGAACAACCCCGGGAGGTGGGCACAGTTCAAGCAGGTCTGGACCATGACCCGCAAGCAGGACCCCGCCGCGATGTGGTGGATGCTGCTGGCGGGGCTGGCAGTGCTGCTCCTCGCACTGCTGGTCGGCCTGTGGCTCAACATGGTCATCTACTGCATGATCATCGGCCTGCCGCTGGCACTCCTGGCCGCGCTCTTCGTGCTCGCCCGCAAGGCGGAGCAAGCTGCCTTCAGTCAGATCGAGGGCCAGCCCGGAGCCACCTCAGCGGTCATGGGGACGTTGCGCCGTGGCTGGTACTACGACCAGGAGCCGGTCGCCGCCGAGGCCAGCGGCAAGGTGCGCGGCATGCGCGACCTGCACAACGCGGCGATGGTCTTTCGCGCCGTCGGTCGCCCCGGCGTGGTGCTGCTGAGCGAGGGTCCATCAGCGGGCGCCAAGCGCCTCGTAGACAGCGAGCGCCGCAGGGTCACCCGCATCGTCGGAGATGAGGTGCCGGTCCACGTCCTGCGCATCGGTCGCGGCGAGGGTGAGATCCGGCTGTCCAAGATCGTCAAGGCCATGAAGAAGCTCGACAAGAGCATCACCAAGGAGGAGGCGGTCGTCGTGCACAAGCGCCTCAAGGCGATTGGTGCCTCCAAGCCTCCGCTGCCGGCCGGGGTCGACCCGCGCAAGGCACGGATGGACCGGCGGGCGCTGCGCGGCCGCTGA
- a CDS encoding phage portal protein codes for MTNLALIPMLQRVDEKAATYSTLTAYYEGRQPLTFLSPEARAALNNRLSAVSVNIPRLLVDSIAERLRVTGLSRPDTWADWTANGLDTMHRIAHREALLLGETFVIVWAAPDGSPRVTVESATQMGVTTDPATRQVTGAVKRWEDSTGTHAVLYGADEITRWTSPSTGATTGFRKVDTLPNPLGVVPVVWLRNGDRLVNRGISEMTDVLSLTDALVKLTTDMLTASEYAARPRRWASGVELTEDAEGNVVNPFPETDRMMISEEHETKFGQLPGADLSGYENAVGVIMRQISAVSGLPEHLLGIGGDNPTSADSIRASEAALTARAEARQGTYGKAWSQVARLMAGVRHGVDPASVEVSVSWADPSTRSVAQEADAIVKLHAAGLLPTTYALQRLGYDSTEIKAIRTARRAEALDTAGVDLEALL; via the coding sequence ATGACCAACCTCGCCCTGATTCCCATGCTCCAGCGCGTCGACGAGAAGGCCGCGACCTACTCGACCTTGACCGCCTACTACGAGGGCCGGCAACCGCTGACCTTCCTATCCCCCGAGGCCCGCGCCGCGCTGAACAACCGACTCTCCGCGGTCAGCGTGAACATTCCCCGCCTGCTGGTCGACTCCATCGCTGAACGGCTCCGCGTGACCGGCCTGTCCCGGCCCGACACCTGGGCCGACTGGACCGCCAACGGCCTGGACACCATGCACCGCATCGCCCACCGGGAAGCCCTGCTGCTCGGTGAGACGTTCGTGATCGTCTGGGCCGCCCCGGACGGCTCCCCGAGGGTCACCGTCGAGTCCGCCACGCAGATGGGCGTGACGACCGACCCCGCGACCCGTCAGGTCACCGGAGCGGTGAAGCGCTGGGAGGACTCCACCGGCACCCACGCGGTCCTGTACGGAGCCGATGAGATCACCCGCTGGACCTCCCCGAGCACCGGCGCGACAACCGGATTCCGGAAGGTCGACACGCTCCCCAATCCGCTGGGCGTGGTCCCGGTCGTGTGGCTGCGCAACGGGGACCGTCTGGTGAACCGCGGGATCTCCGAGATGACCGACGTCCTCTCCCTGACCGACGCGCTGGTCAAGCTCACAACCGACATGCTCACCGCCTCCGAGTACGCCGCCCGCCCACGCCGCTGGGCATCCGGCGTCGAGCTGACCGAGGACGCCGAGGGGAACGTCGTCAACCCGTTCCCCGAGACCGACCGCATGATGATCAGCGAGGAACACGAAACCAAGTTCGGTCAGCTCCCCGGTGCCGACCTGTCCGGATACGAGAACGCGGTCGGCGTCATCATGCGCCAGATCAGCGCGGTCTCCGGCCTGCCCGAGCACCTGCTCGGCATCGGCGGCGACAACCCGACCTCCGCCGACAGCATCCGTGCCTCCGAGGCAGCGCTCACCGCCCGCGCCGAGGCCCGACAGGGCACCTACGGCAAAGCCTGGTCACAGGTCGCCCGACTGATGGCCGGAGTCCGGCACGGCGTCGACCCCGCGAGCGTCGAGGTCTCGGTCTCCTGGGCCGACCCCTCGACCCGCTCGGTCGCCCAAGAGGCCGACGCCATCGTCAAGCTGCACGCTGCTGGTCTGCTGCCCACCACCTACGCGCTCCAGCGGCTCGGCTACGACTCAACCGAGATCAAGGCCATCCGCACCGCCCGCCGCGCCGAGGCCCTGGACACCGCCGGGGTCGACCTGGAGGCCCTGCTCTGA
- a CDS encoding GntR family transcriptional regulator — MLIRIDPRATEPIYVQIEREVRRAIAAGEVSAGDRLPAARDLASSLEVNMHTVLRAYTELREAGVIDLRRGRGAVVLPQEATAPEVTRAVADLIETARRHGIPLSQLHQALDEGAQP; from the coding sequence GTGCTCATCCGCATCGACCCCAGAGCGACTGAGCCGATCTATGTCCAGATCGAGCGCGAGGTCCGGCGAGCGATCGCGGCCGGCGAGGTCAGTGCGGGGGACCGGCTCCCGGCTGCCCGTGACCTGGCGTCCTCGCTCGAGGTCAACATGCACACCGTGCTGCGGGCCTACACCGAGCTGCGCGAGGCCGGCGTGATCGACCTCAGGCGAGGCCGCGGTGCCGTGGTCCTCCCGCAGGAGGCCACCGCCCCAGAGGTGACCCGAGCGGTCGCCGACCTGATCGAGACCGCGCGGCGGCACGGCATACCCCTGTCCCAGCTGCACCAGGCCCTTGATGAAGGAGCACAGCCATGA
- the glnA gene encoding type I glutamate--ammonia ligase — protein MFTSAEEVLAFIKDEDVKFIDIRFCDLPGVMQHFNVPAVSFDQEAFTAGQMFDGSSIRGFKSIHESDMKLIPDPKTAYIDPYRVEKTLIMNFAIVDPFTDEPYERDPRQIAARAEEYLASTGIADTAYFGAEAEFYVFDDVRFSTGPSGGYYHIDSIEAAWNTGRAEEGGNRGYKTRYKGGYFPVPPVDHFADIRDRMCLEMAQVGLEVERSHHEVGTAGQQEINYRFNTLLHAGDDLMKFKYVIKNSAWARGKTATFMPKPLFGDNGSGMHTHQSLWKDGEPLFYDESGYGGLSDIARWYIGGLLSHGPSLLAFTNPSMNSYHRLVPGYEAPINLVYSARNRSACVRIPITGNSPKAKRVEYRVPDPSANPYLCFAAQLMAGLDGIRNRIEPPEPVDKDLYELPPEEMENIEQLPTSLPEVLIALENDHDYLTEGDVFTEDLIATWIDYKRKNEIDPIRLRPHPHEFEMYFDI, from the coding sequence ATGTTTACCAGTGCAGAGGAGGTCCTCGCCTTCATCAAGGACGAGGATGTGAAGTTCATTGACATCAGGTTCTGTGACCTGCCCGGCGTGATGCAGCACTTCAACGTGCCAGCAGTCTCCTTCGACCAGGAGGCCTTCACCGCCGGCCAGATGTTCGACGGCTCCTCCATCCGCGGTTTCAAGTCCATCCACGAGTCGGACATGAAGCTGATCCCGGACCCGAAGACGGCCTACATCGATCCTTACCGGGTCGAGAAGACCCTCATCATGAACTTCGCGATCGTCGACCCCTTCACCGACGAACCCTACGAGCGCGACCCGCGCCAGATCGCGGCGAGGGCCGAGGAGTACCTCGCCTCCACGGGGATCGCCGACACCGCCTACTTCGGCGCCGAGGCCGAGTTCTACGTCTTTGACGACGTGCGCTTCTCCACCGGCCCCTCGGGCGGTTACTACCACATCGACTCCATCGAGGCAGCCTGGAACACCGGCCGTGCCGAGGAGGGTGGCAACCGCGGCTACAAGACCCGTTACAAGGGCGGCTACTTCCCGGTCCCTCCGGTGGACCACTTCGCCGACATCCGCGACCGGATGTGCCTGGAGATGGCACAGGTCGGTCTGGAGGTCGAGCGCTCGCACCACGAGGTGGGCACGGCGGGCCAGCAGGAGATCAACTACCGGTTCAACACGCTGCTCCACGCGGGCGACGACCTGATGAAGTTCAAGTACGTCATCAAGAACAGCGCCTGGGCGCGGGGCAAGACCGCCACCTTCATGCCCAAGCCGCTGTTCGGCGACAACGGCTCGGGCATGCACACGCACCAGTCCTTGTGGAAGGACGGCGAGCCGCTGTTCTATGACGAGAGCGGCTATGGCGGACTGTCGGACATCGCCCGCTGGTATATCGGTGGCCTGCTCTCACACGGTCCCTCGCTGCTGGCCTTCACCAACCCCTCGATGAACTCCTACCACCGGTTGGTCCCCGGCTATGAGGCGCCGATCAACCTGGTCTACTCCGCTCGCAACCGCTCGGCGTGCGTGCGCATCCCGATCACCGGCAACTCCCCCAAGGCCAAGCGGGTCGAGTATCGCGTGCCCGACCCGTCGGCCAACCCCTACCTGTGCTTCGCGGCGCAGCTGATGGCCGGCCTGGACGGCATCCGCAACCGGATCGAGCCGCCGGAGCCGGTGGACAAGGACCTCTACGAGCTGCCCCCGGAGGAGATGGAGAACATCGAGCAGCTGCCCACCTCCCTGCCGGAGGTGCTGATCGCGCTGGAGAACGACCACGACTACCTCACCGAGGGCGACGTCTTCACCGAGGACCTCATCGCGACCTGGATCGATTACAAGCGCAAGAACGAGATCGACCCGATCCGTCTGCGTCCCCACCCGCACGAGTTCGAGATGTACTTCGACATCTAA
- a CDS encoding helix-turn-helix transcriptional regulator, giving the protein MNDLLTVPEAAEVLHIPEATLRYWIHRGDTGPRSFKLGPRRRMYKREDVLAWMEAQYNAEEAV; this is encoded by the coding sequence ATGAACGACCTACTCACCGTGCCGGAGGCTGCCGAGGTCCTGCACATCCCCGAGGCCACACTCAGGTACTGGATCCACCGGGGCGACACCGGACCGCGCAGTTTCAAACTTGGCCCTCGCCGCCGGATGTACAAGCGCGAGGACGTCCTCGCCTGGATGGAGGCGCAATATAACGCCGAGGAGGCCGTCTGA
- a CDS encoding SDR family oxidoreductase: MSRIAIIGGHGKVALHLARQLSDRGDEVTSIVRNPDHEADVTQTGATPLVLDIEKADVDSLAQALQGQDAVVWSAGAGGGDPERTKAVDRDAAIASMDAAAKAGVYRYVMVSYRGAGKDEIPADNPFSTYAEAKAAADAHLRATGLQWTIVAPGALDLEPGAGTIHLDRNYDRANDDTSVSREDVASVIAALLTDERTVGSTYEFVGGSTPIGEALGTH; encoded by the coding sequence ATGTCCCGCATCGCAATCATTGGTGGCCACGGCAAGGTGGCGCTGCACCTGGCGCGCCAGCTCAGTGACCGCGGCGACGAGGTGACCTCGATCGTGCGCAACCCTGACCATGAGGCTGACGTCACCCAGACCGGAGCCACTCCGTTGGTGCTGGACATCGAGAAGGCGGACGTGGACTCCCTGGCCCAGGCGCTGCAGGGCCAGGACGCGGTGGTCTGGTCGGCCGGTGCCGGCGGGGGCGACCCCGAGCGCACCAAGGCCGTCGACCGTGACGCCGCGATCGCCTCGATGGACGCCGCGGCCAAGGCCGGGGTCTACCGCTACGTCATGGTGTCCTATCGCGGAGCCGGCAAGGACGAGATCCCTGCCGACAACCCCTTCAGCACGTATGCCGAGGCGAAGGCTGCCGCGGACGCTCACCTGCGCGCGACGGGCCTGCAGTGGACGATCGTGGCGCCCGGCGCGCTCGACCTCGAGCCGGGGGCCGGGACGATCCACCTGGACCGCAACTATGACCGGGCCAACGACGACACCAGCGTCTCGCGGGAGGACGTCGCCAGCGTGATCGCGGCCCTCCTGACCGACGAGCGCACCGTGGGCAGCACCTACGAGTTCGTCGGTGGCAGCACCCCGATCGGCGAGGCGCTCGGCACCCACTGA